A genomic segment from Psychrobacter arcticus 273-4 encodes:
- a CDS encoding DUF2868 domain-containing protein translates to MLSPQDQLTELVRTLETQQHVFATDPLLITEKLQNEEGTPLQKLHRRASRIDSNGALAGVLGKIDARIKGIMVVMSVVWCLSGFLGLLTLLQTNVVNFFYVLVCLLGFHTIMLAGWLIMTLINQGKQTSNGFASFVSPSYLIRGKDDVTKAAVTLYERQLQHSGMRWYLGRFSHQLWLATLTGMLLAIIFLLIVRQYSFSWESTLLSDQALITLTQVLGWLPSMVGFDVPDSTAIVQSRLVTDAMPLSVARQWAGLLVGSLLMYGIVPRAVAWGFCALMFRRKKMRLDIKQPYYQKILNFWQRHVVDADDFQQAPAPMAPKATLSAGKKLVALLEYPAEHDNWWQSGLNAGTTNNTNIENFGILDDRNDMARLKTYLDEHPVQVLLGIHFKALPDRGTLRKLDQIASHAKHGLIVQLLEDHSLTEHHNTDNDVLDAGSESHLEKQHVRYQQWQTALSARNIALVNNLLT, encoded by the coding sequence ATGCTATCGCCCCAAGACCAATTGACTGAGCTGGTACGTACTCTTGAGACGCAGCAGCATGTCTTTGCTACCGACCCGCTACTCATTACTGAAAAGCTGCAAAATGAAGAAGGCACGCCACTGCAAAAACTGCATCGACGAGCGTCACGAATAGACAGCAATGGCGCGTTAGCAGGCGTGCTCGGTAAGATTGACGCTCGTATTAAAGGCATCATGGTTGTCATGAGCGTGGTCTGGTGTCTCTCGGGGTTCTTGGGATTGTTGACCTTATTACAGACCAATGTGGTGAACTTCTTTTATGTGTTGGTCTGCTTGCTGGGTTTTCATACCATTATGCTGGCAGGTTGGTTGATCATGACGCTCATCAATCAAGGCAAGCAAACGTCAAATGGGTTTGCCAGTTTTGTCAGTCCCAGTTATTTGATACGTGGTAAGGATGATGTGACCAAAGCGGCAGTCACTCTGTACGAGCGTCAATTGCAACACAGCGGTATGCGTTGGTATTTGGGCAGATTTAGCCACCAATTATGGCTTGCAACCTTAACAGGCATGCTGCTTGCGATTATTTTTTTGTTGATTGTGCGCCAATACAGCTTTAGTTGGGAATCAACCCTACTATCAGATCAGGCGCTGATTACTTTGACGCAGGTACTTGGCTGGTTACCAAGCATGGTTGGATTTGATGTTCCGGACAGTACGGCTATCGTACAGAGCAGATTGGTGACTGATGCCATGCCTTTGTCTGTCGCACGGCAATGGGCAGGATTGTTGGTCGGTAGTTTGTTGATGTACGGTATTGTCCCGCGCGCGGTCGCATGGGGATTTTGTGCCTTGATGTTCCGTCGTAAAAAAATGCGTTTGGACATCAAGCAGCCCTATTATCAAAAGATTTTAAACTTTTGGCAGCGGCATGTGGTGGATGCCGATGACTTTCAACAAGCGCCCGCACCTATGGCTCCAAAAGCGACGCTCAGTGCTGGCAAGAAACTGGTCGCTTTACTTGAATATCCAGCAGAGCATGATAACTGGTGGCAGTCGGGTCTCAATGCAGGCACCACTAATAATACCAATATTGAGAATTTCGGTATCCTTGATGACCGTAATGATATGGCACGGTTAAAAACGTACTTAGATGAGCATCCAGTACAGGTGCTGCTTGGTATCCATTTTAAAGCGCTACCTGACCGTGGCACCTTGCGCAAACTTGATCAAATCGCCAGTCATGCCAAGCATGGGCTGATTGTGCAACTGTTAGAGGACCATAGCCTGACTGAGCACCATAATACGGATAATGATGTCTTAGATGCCGGTTCAGAATCGCATTTAGAAAAACAGCATGTTCGTTATCAGCAATGGCAAACTGCCCTGTCTGCCCGCAACATTGCTCTAGTGAATAATTTATTAACGTAG